Proteins encoded by one window of Emticicia oligotrophica DSM 17448:
- a CDS encoding Ig-like domain-containing protein, with product MNTLTTNIKIARLLKSALVLFLIFVRIYSYGQIVVNNDCSNISSPTTIDLTKHVIDNHPTGTTLTWHTGTPATSSNKYLGDPTKAPASSAGIDYYAAYEDVSTGTPCYSPTSSVIRGVLVNCTGIPLTNTCPTTFVDLTNHVTGTPPAGSTLVWIKGLPLNISNQVSNPSQVAENGDYYAAFYDAVNNCFSPVGAPITVTINTCANVTLANVCPSTSVDLTSHASPLTSTGGAPLKWFTSSTPSTSTMVVDPSNVSTSGTYYPAYYDAVNNCFSPSGSGVVVTISSCQTLNPDLSVGQPGIPINGNVSTNDSNVPSGTTYGTPIPASNNPSSCVPVMASNGSYTFTCTTPGDYNFEVPVCPAGVSVDCPTVPLKVTVSDPKTPNANGPIVNPDIASTLADNPVIVKTLANDVGGNPSEPLSPSSVSVVEQPKHGTASVDPLTGNITYIPTPGFVGSDTLTYKVCDTGVPASCGTAQQIFTVLPTNSPNTTVASDDFIVAIVNTPVNGNVSINDGDPEGNTQTVVAGTIPTAGGNLALSSNGTYTFTPANGFTGSVDIPYTTCDNGTPQACAKATLHINVVPACIKPLLTVQNITCTGSSYTVTFSSEGTVTTNNGTISGNTLTVSSGNSTLTATSSCGEVTSMVVTAPSCPVPATCTQIASLSVGNALCTGTGTYTVSFSALNGTVTSSVGTISGNSVSGIPVGTNVVLTLTPTEATCSGQSVTVTSPASCVTPSCTDGSVGISYSTVCNNDGTYNINFTTSISNTIVTSSTNSFVNLTGTVTLTVTKPGCSPNYVDVTPPTCSICQPPTSVVANPNTICSGASSNLSANCSTGTLVWFSDANLSTIVSSQVNPTTTTTYYGICINGACKSSPTSVVVNVNPSVVVNSNNFTKTDPTACDGNTGTIKVCNLVAGRSYSIAFNKNNNAQNPLTYTADANGCVTLSGLSAGVYNNFNITDVLSTCTSGVISGVSIELVEPTKATIHLGVKSDPTACSAYDGTFTVSGLAPNTTYVLNYLKDGFIQTPITFTSVNTSYTVGGLTAGNYSDIKVSNAGCFSNSISAVLSDPAAVALALGVSTNPSSCGANDGSIILTGLVSGTTYTIKYKKNGVLQAPISYTATTSSYTITGLTAGLYSNITVSNGNCVSNSLMENLTDPGANIIALGTVTNPTLCGKNDGSFIISGLTNGLNYTLNYLKDGVQQTPISFTATGSTFTLSGLLAGNYTGINLTHGGCISNTLSAQLMNPGGAIIDVIAFDAQTCMPGNDGTLLITGLSQGLNYTLNYMKNGVAQSSINFNATTTSYLILGLTQGVYSNINVSQGGCISNSVSGTVLPASQSVAPIFSESIVYTDCAICSADLTQIKSRNLPAGTTLEWHSSLPVSPSNLVSSSAVSEGTYYATFYNAASKCYSATTSITVIQKPCANSDVVTIIDGSTKIINVLANDKNPDCTQADLARISTPSIISYPTKGSFVINLDGTISYTPNANTTGTDSFIYQICDKANPMVCDTAMVTINIGCSKPLLTIESISCNVNGTYNVTFSSDGVVSSNAGSITGTSVLNVPSGTNVRLTSTNGCGTTSMVDVNSPNCPTSNCASPMSLSVGQAVCTGTGSYIVSYTIVNGTLNVSSGASVQQTFVNGSVISGTVTVSSLTNVTLTATSTSSSCGSQVITVVAPTNCGTPSCNDGDVGISYSTSCNGNGSYNINYSVVSGTSVTSSTGSFVNLTGSVTLTVTENGCSPKTIIVTPPSCIVNNDVKLQLKVFLQGAFFNPSGATDNLMRDDLRTLGVLPTIEPYSGMANSRFTKVADAGGQSIGAGVLTNSGSDAIVDWVFVELRDASNPTTILKTRAALVQRDGDVVEATDGLTPVTFSGAVGTSYYVSIKHRNHLGAMTASPILMTATGTVVDFTTMTASQLWDSGLVLTDGSLGSYNGSEEVIVGNGKMALWAGNTRNTDNKEKYSGTSPDPATVLSQVITYPANTGGLYNYDYVTPVYMIGDINLDGKVKYAGTFSDTAFTLFNIINKYPNNFTNKLYNFDFMVEQIP from the coding sequence ATGAATACTTTGACAACAAATATCAAAATAGCTCGCCTATTGAAAAGTGCTTTGGTGCTGTTTCTGATTTTTGTGAGGATATACTCTTACGGACAGATAGTTGTAAATAATGATTGTAGTAATATTTCAAGTCCTACAACTATTGACCTAACTAAGCACGTAATAGATAATCATCCCACAGGAACAACATTGACATGGCATACAGGCACTCCTGCTACGTCGAGTAATAAGTACCTCGGTGATCCTACAAAGGCACCCGCTTCTTCAGCAGGAATAGACTACTATGCGGCCTATGAAGATGTATCTACAGGTACACCTTGTTACAGTCCCACTAGTAGTGTTATTAGAGGAGTATTAGTGAATTGCACTGGTATCCCGCTTACTAATACATGTCCAACAACATTTGTTGATTTGACAAACCATGTTACGGGAACTCCACCCGCTGGTTCAACTTTAGTTTGGATAAAAGGATTACCACTTAATATCTCAAATCAAGTAAGTAACCCTTCACAGGTTGCAGAAAATGGTGATTATTACGCAGCATTTTACGATGCTGTAAATAATTGTTTTAGTCCAGTAGGTGCACCCATTACAGTCACAATTAATACTTGTGCAAATGTTACGTTAGCAAATGTATGTCCATCGACTTCTGTTGATTTGACATCTCATGCAAGCCCATTAACAAGTACAGGAGGTGCTCCGTTGAAATGGTTTACTTCAAGTACACCATCTACTTCAACAATGGTTGTTGATCCATCAAATGTAAGTACTTCAGGAACATATTATCCAGCATATTATGATGCTGTGAATAACTGTTTTAGTCCATCAGGTAGTGGAGTGGTTGTAACAATTAGTTCGTGTCAAACTTTAAATCCTGATTTAAGTGTAGGACAACCTGGAATTCCAATAAATGGGAATGTTAGCACTAATGATAGTAATGTTCCTTCTGGTACTACCTATGGGACACCAATACCAGCATCAAATAATCCGAGTAGTTGTGTACCAGTAATGGCAAGCAATGGAAGTTATACATTTACATGTACTACTCCTGGCGATTATAATTTTGAAGTTCCAGTATGTCCAGCCGGAGTAAGTGTAGATTGTCCTACTGTGCCTTTAAAAGTAACGGTTAGTGATCCAAAAACACCTAATGCAAATGGTCCAATTGTTAATCCAGATATTGCAAGTACTTTGGCTGATAATCCTGTAATTGTAAAGACATTAGCTAACGATGTAGGTGGAAATCCATCCGAACCTTTGAGCCCATCGAGTGTAAGTGTAGTAGAACAACCTAAACATGGAACAGCAAGTGTTGATCCGTTAACAGGAAATATTACTTATATTCCTACACCAGGTTTTGTTGGAAGCGATACTTTGACTTACAAGGTTTGTGATACAGGTGTACCAGCAAGCTGTGGTACAGCTCAGCAGATTTTCACTGTATTACCTACGAACTCTCCAAATACTACCGTGGCATCTGATGATTTCATCGTTGCTATTGTAAATACACCAGTCAATGGTAATGTAAGCATTAATGATGGAGATCCAGAGGGAAATACACAAACAGTGGTAGCAGGAACAATTCCAACCGCAGGGGGTAATTTAGCGTTAAGTTCAAATGGAACTTATACATTTACTCCTGCAAATGGTTTTACAGGTTCAGTAGATATTCCATATACAACATGTGATAATGGAACACCACAAGCATGTGCAAAAGCAACTTTACACATAAATGTGGTACCAGCTTGTATTAAGCCATTATTAACTGTACAAAACATCACATGTACTGGTTCATCATATACTGTTACTTTCAGCAGTGAAGGCACAGTAACAACCAATAATGGTACGATTAGTGGTAACACTTTGACTGTGAGTTCGGGTAATTCGACGTTAACTGCAACTTCAAGTTGTGGCGAGGTAACATCAATGGTAGTTACGGCACCGAGTTGTCCTGTCCCAGCAACGTGTACACAAATTGCAAGCCTAAGTGTAGGCAATGCTTTATGTACAGGTACTGGTACTTATACAGTAAGTTTTTCTGCATTAAATGGTACTGTAACAAGTAGTGTAGGAACGATATCAGGAAATTCAGTGTCTGGGATACCTGTTGGCACTAATGTTGTATTGACTTTAACACCAACTGAAGCAACGTGTAGTGGACAAAGTGTAACAGTAACATCACCAGCATCATGCGTAACACCGAGTTGTACAGATGGTAGTGTAGGAATCAGTTACAGTACAGTATGTAACAATGATGGTACATATAATATTAATTTTACAACATCAATTTCAAATACAATCGTAACATCAAGTACTAATAGTTTTGTAAATTTAACTGGTACCGTAACCCTTACGGTAACGAAGCCAGGTTGTAGCCCAAATTATGTTGATGTAACACCTCCAACATGTAGTATTTGTCAGCCACCTACTTCTGTAGTTGCTAATCCGAATACAATTTGCTCTGGAGCAAGTAGTAATCTATCTGCTAATTGTTCTACAGGTACATTGGTATGGTTCTCAGATGCTAATTTATCTACCATTGTGAGTAGCCAAGTAAATCCAACAACAACAACAACTTATTATGGAATATGTATAAATGGGGCTTGTAAAAGTTCGCCAACTTCAGTTGTAGTAAATGTAAATCCATCTGTTGTAGTAAATAGTAATAACTTTACAAAAACAGATCCTACTGCTTGTGATGGAAATACGGGAACGATAAAAGTTTGTAATTTAGTTGCGGGAAGAAGTTATTCTATTGCTTTTAATAAGAACAATAATGCTCAAAATCCATTAACTTATACAGCTGATGCTAATGGGTGTGTGACTTTAAGTGGTTTATCTGCAGGAGTTTATAATAACTTTAATATTACGGATGTTCTAAGTACTTGTACTTCAGGAGTAATCTCAGGAGTATCCATTGAATTAGTAGAACCGACTAAAGCAACTATCCATTTGGGAGTAAAGTCAGACCCGACAGCATGTTCGGCTTATGACGGAACATTTACTGTTAGTGGATTAGCACCGAATACTACTTATGTGTTGAATTATTTGAAGGATGGTTTCATTCAGACTCCAATTACCTTTACATCAGTAAATACTTCTTATACAGTTGGTGGTTTAACTGCTGGAAATTACAGCGATATTAAAGTTAGTAATGCTGGTTGTTTTTCTAATTCTATTTCTGCTGTATTGAGCGATCCAGCTGCTGTTGCTTTAGCTTTAGGAGTATCTACTAATCCAAGTTCTTGTGGTGCTAATGATGGTTCAATTATTTTAACAGGTTTGGTTTCAGGAACAACATACACAATAAAATATAAGAAAAATGGAGTTTTGCAAGCACCTATTAGTTATACCGCAACAACCAGTTCTTATACGATTACTGGTCTAACTGCAGGATTGTATAGCAATATTACAGTTTCGAATGGTAATTGCGTTTCAAATAGTTTAATGGAAAACTTAACAGATCCAGGTGCTAATATTATAGCCTTAGGAACAGTTACAAATCCAACACTATGTGGTAAGAATGATGGTTCTTTCATTATTAGTGGGCTAACTAATGGATTAAACTATACTTTAAATTACCTGAAAGATGGAGTGCAACAAACACCAATTTCATTTACTGCAACAGGATCGACATTTACATTATCTGGTTTATTAGCGGGTAATTATACTGGTATTAACTTGACGCATGGAGGTTGTATTTCTAATACCTTAAGTGCTCAGTTAATGAATCCTGGAGGTGCAATAATTGATGTTATAGCATTTGATGCTCAAACATGTATGCCAGGGAATGATGGTACTCTATTGATTACTGGCTTATCTCAGGGTTTGAATTACACTTTAAATTATATGAAGAATGGTGTTGCACAAAGCTCAATCAATTTTAATGCAACAACGACTTCATATTTAATCTTAGGTCTTACTCAAGGTGTATATTCAAACATTAATGTTTCACAAGGAGGTTGTATTTCTAATAGTGTAAGTGGCACAGTATTGCCAGCTTCGCAAAGTGTCGCTCCAATATTTAGTGAATCTATTGTTTATACTGATTGTGCAATTTGTAGTGCAGATTTAACCCAAATTAAGTCAAGAAATTTACCAGCAGGAACCACTCTTGAATGGCATTCTTCGTTGCCTGTATCGCCAAGTAATCTTGTTTCCTCTTCTGCAGTATCAGAAGGAACTTATTATGCAACATTTTACAATGCAGCTTCGAAATGCTATAGTGCAACAACCTCTATCACAGTGATACAAAAACCATGTGCTAATTCAGATGTTGTAACAATAATTGATGGCTCTACAAAAATTATTAATGTATTAGCTAATGATAAAAATCCAGACTGTACACAAGCTGATTTAGCGAGGATAAGTACTCCTTCAATTATTTCGTATCCTACAAAAGGTAGTTTTGTAATAAATCTTGACGGAACAATTTCTTATACTCCAAATGCAAATACAACGGGGACAGATTCGTTTATTTATCAGATTTGTGATAAAGCGAACCCAATGGTATGCGACACTGCAATGGTAACTATCAATATTGGGTGTAGTAAACCATTATTGACAATCGAGTCAATATCGTGTAATGTGAATGGCACATATAATGTGACTTTTAGTAGCGATGGAGTAGTATCTAGTAATGCAGGTAGTATCACAGGTACAAGTGTACTGAATGTTCCAAGTGGTACAAATGTGCGTTTGACTTCAACAAATGGTTGTGGCACAACAAGTATGGTTGATGTGAATTCACCGAATTGTCCAACATCAAATTGTGCAAGTCCAATGAGTTTAAGTGTTGGTCAGGCGGTTTGTACTGGAACAGGTAGTTATATCGTATCATATACGATAGTAAATGGCACACTAAACGTAAGTAGTGGAGCAAGTGTCCAACAAACATTTGTTAATGGAAGTGTTATTAGTGGAACGGTGACTGTCTCATCACTGACAAACGTAACTTTGACAGCTACATCGACAAGTAGTTCATGCGGTAGTCAAGTGATTACTGTTGTAGCACCTACTAATTGTGGTACTCCAAGTTGTAATGACGGCGATGTTGGAATCTCATACAGTACAAGCTGTAATGGCAATGGTTCATATAATATCAATTATTCAGTAGTTTCGGGTACAAGTGTGACATCGAGTACAGGAAGTTTTGTAAACTTAACTGGTAGTGTAACCTTAACTGTTACTGAGAATGGTTGTAGTCCAAAGACTATAATAGTCACGCCTCCTTCATGTATTGTAAATAATGATGTTAAATTACAGTTAAAAGTATTCTTACAAGGGGCATTTTTTAATCCGAGTGGTGCAACTGATAATTTGATGCGAGATGATTTACGAACATTGGGCGTTTTACCAACGATTGAACCTTACTCAGGAATGGCTAATAGTAGATTCACTAAAGTTGCAGATGCAGGTGGGCAATCTATTGGTGCAGGAGTCTTGACAAATTCAGGTTCAGACGCCATTGTAGACTGGGTATTTGTTGAACTTCGCGATGCCTCAAATCCAACTACTATCCTAAAAACGAGAGCTGCGTTGGTTCAAAGAGATGGTGATGTTGTTGAGGCAACTGATGGGCTTACACCAGTTACATTCTCAGGTGCAGTTGGTACCAGTTACTATGTTTCGATTAAACACAGAAACCATTTAGGGGCAATGACTGCCAGTCCAATTTTAATGACCGCTACTGGAACGGTTGTTGATTTTACAACCATGACAGCTTCTCAATTATGGGATAGTGGCCTAGTGCTTACAGATGGAAGTCTTGGTTCTTATAATGGTTCGGAAGAAGTTATAGTTGGTAATGGAAAAATGGCTTTATGGGCGGGTAATACAAGAAATACTGATAATAAAGAGAAATACTCTGGTACTTCACCTGACCCAGCAACTGTTTTATCGCAAGTAATTACGTACCCTGCGAATACAGGTGGGCTTTATAATTATGATTATGTAACCCCTGTGTACATGATTGGTGATATAAACTTAGATGGAAAAGTGAAGTATGCCGGAACATTCTCTGATACTGCATTTACTTTGTTTAATATCATTAATAAATATCCAAATAACTTTACTAACAAGCTTTACAACTTTGATTTTATGGTAGAGCAAATCCCGTGA